Genomic window (Flavobacterium oreochromis):
GATTAATGGTTTCTGGCGAATGTCGAAGGACATAACTCAGAAATTTACTTATGTTTTTTATATCTTTTTCGTTCATTGCAATTTAATTTTTATAGTTTTTATGCCACAGATTCACAGATTTTTTTGGTTTATCTGTTTCTTTATGGTAATTCATTTTTATTTAGAAGCTCTTCATAAATCTCATAATTTTCATCATCAAAACAAACAAATATCACTTCTTCTATATTTTCAAACGAATATGATTTTACTGTTTCTAGAGCGATTTTTGCAGCTTCTTGTTTTGGAAATCTGTATATTCCTGTACTTATGTTAGGAAAAGCAATCGTTTTTAGTTGGTTTGCTTCGGCTAGGTCTAAACAATT
Coding sequences:
- a CDS encoding macro domain-containing protein, giving the protein MLASCYKNCLDLAEANQLKTIAFPNISTGIYRFPKQEAAKIALETVKSYSFENIEEVIFVCFDDENYEIYEELLNKNELP